One part of the Phragmites australis chromosome 3, lpPhrAust1.1, whole genome shotgun sequence genome encodes these proteins:
- the LOC133910890 gene encoding RING-H2 finger protein ATL16-like, whose amino-acid sequence MALEMDPRPAPFHSSSSSLTPPAPSSNASITMVIITVVGILAAFALLASYYAFVTRCQLLRALWSRHPPWHRLARGGREPSVIRAVATEDRQGLGLPLIRMLPVVKFTAAACDAEDGMAGRISVSECAVCLSEFVERERVRLLPNCSHAFHIDCIDTWLQGSARCPFCRSDVRLSATRLPARCASATTAPLGHRDDELASDSIMIEVRGENERWFSHGTATPAGRRLRQQKRKAESVDDEAIDTRKDEEFAVQPLRRSLSLDSSCDKRLYVSVQEFLTTQRQVCDPSVH is encoded by the coding sequence tCGAACGCGAGTATCACCATGGTGATCATCACCGTCGTGGGCATCCTCGCGGCGTTCGCGCTCCTCGCGAGCTACTACGCGTTCGTGACAAGGTGCCAGCTGCTCCGCGCGCTCTGGTCGCGCCACCCGCCGTGGCACCGGCTCGCGCGCGGCGGCCGGGAGCCGTCCGTCATCCGCGCCGTCGCGACCGAGGACCGGCAGGGCCTCGGTCTGCCGCTCATCCGCATGCTCCCGGTCGTCAAGTTCACGGCGGCGGCGTGCGACGCCGAGGACGGCATGGCCGGGAGGATATCCGTGTCCGAGTGCGCCGTGTGCCTGAGCGAGTTCGTGGAGCGGGAGCGCGTCCGGCTGCTGCCCAAttgctcgcacgccttccacaTCGACTGCATCGACACGTGGCTGCAGGGCAGCGCCCGGTGCCCCTTCTGCCGGAGCGACGTCAGGCTGTCGGCTACGCGGTTGCCAGCGCGCTGCGCCTCGGCGACGACTGCGCCCCTCGGCCACCGCGACGACGAGCTCGCCAGCGATAGCATTATGATCGAGGTGAGAGGAGAGAACGAGCGCTGGTTCAGCCACGGCACTGCCACGCCGGCCGGCAGAAGGCTCCGGCAGCAGAAACGCAAGGCGGAGAGCGTCGACGACGAGGCCATCGACACGAGGAAGGACGAGGAATTCGCGGTGCAGCCCTTGCGGCGGTCCCTCTCCCTGGACTCCTCCTGCGACAAGCGCCTCTACGTGTCTGTCCAGGAGTTCCTCACCACGCAAAGGCAAGTGTGCGATCCATCCGTCCATTGA
- the LOC133911601 gene encoding uncharacterized protein LOC133911601 translates to MRRLPKSLFLLASLSRPLLRHRAPLSLLYTPPPRPHSRPRLLPFSTQTLSPGAAPEAAPTAKPVGLGFLEAAELQESAGDHQQALQLALKALAPLQESHGGWSLPVARSLRLAGAAASRIGRFSDGLESLGAAEEIVDYLRGARRGDPEVAAVGAAVHEQLARTKTAVGRRWDAVGDLRRALELKCRFLEERSVELGDTYRDVAEAYAGVLDFDKALPLCLKALEIAEGRFGDDATEVAKVRRLLTVVYTGLGRNEEALEQIELIRMVYERLGLDVELSQVEIDGANVRILLGRSEEAMNDLKRVMQRADKESEERALAYVTMAKILSFQERFGDSKRCVEIARGIMDTKDSMNPGRAAEAYAEISMLYESMAEFEMSLSLMKKTLVLLEGASEMQHIEGSISARMGWLLLLTKRIAEAVPYLESAVDKLKNCFGPKHFGLGFAYKHLGQAYLEMDQHQSAVKFLTLAKDITDAAFGPTHEDSIDTNQFLANAYGLMGSYKLAMDFQEQVVDAYKTCDTGSSEELREAHRLLEQLRKKAQGSPSAVFPANALPLLPENNN, encoded by the exons ATGCGGCGGCTCCCGAaatccctcttcctcctcgcctccctctCCAGGCCCCTCCTCCGCCACCGAGCCCCCCTATCGCTGCTCTACACGCCACCTCCCCGCCCCCACTCACGCCCCCGCCTCCTCCCCTTCTCCACCCAAACCCTAAGCCCGGGCGCTGCTCCCGAAGCGGCGCCGACAGCCAAGCCCGTGGGCCTCGGCTTCCTGGAGGCCGCCGAGCTCCAGGAGTCCGCGGGCGACCACCAGCAAGCCCTCCAACTCGCCCTCAAGGCGCTCGCCCCGCTGCAGGAGTCCCACGGCGGGTGGTCGCTCCCCGTCGCGCGCTCCCTccgcctcgccggcgccgccgcctcccgtaTCGGCCGCTTCAGCGACGGGCTCGAGTCCCTCGGCGCCGCAGAGGAGATCGTTGATTACCTGAGAGGCGCACGGCGCGGGGACCctgaggtggcggcggtgggCGCCGCCGTGCACGAGCAGCTAGCGCGCACGAAGACGGCCGTGGGGCGCCGGTGGGACGCGGTGGGCGACCTCAGGCGCGCGCTGGAACTGAAGTGCAGGTTCCTGGAGGAACGGAGCGTGGAGCTAGGGGACACCTACAGGGACGTCGCCGAGGCCTATGCGGGCGTACTGGACTTTGACAAGGCGCTGCCATTGTGTTTGAAGGCGTTGGAGATTGCTGAGGGGCGGTTTGGTGACGACGCAACAGAGGTGGCTAAGGTCCGGCGGCTTCTCACGGTTGTGTATACTGGGTTAGGTCGCAATGAGGAGGCACTGGAGCAAATTGAACTCATTAGGATGGTCTATGAGAGATTGGGATTGGATGTGGAGCTTTCTCAGGTCGAAATTGATGGGGCCAACGTGCGTATTTTGTTGGGGAGATCAGAGGAGGCAATGAATGACCTTAAGAGGGTGATGCAGCGGGCCGACAAGGAGAGCGAGGAACGTGCGCTGGCATATGTCACTATGGCGAAGATCTTGAGCTTTCAGGAGAGGTTTGGGGACTCAAAACGGTGCGTGGAGATTGCTCGTGGGATTATGGACACAAAGGATTCCATGAACCCTGGGCGGGCTGCTGAGGCATATGCTGAGATATCGATGTTGTATGAGTCAATGGCAGAATTTGAAATGTCTTTGAGCTTGATGAAGAAAACACTTGTGCTTCTTGAGGGTGCTTCAGAGATGCAGCACATTGAAGGCAGCATCTCAGCAAGGATGGGGTGGCTCCTCCTGCTTACGAAAAGAATTGCTGAGGCTGTTCCCTATCTGGAGAGTGCAGTTGACAAATTGAAGAATTGCTTTGGACCCAAGCACTTTGGGTTAGGTTTTGCTTATAAGCATTTGGGGCAGGCTTATCTTGAAATGGACCAACATCAATCAGCTGTGAAGTTCCTCACTCTTGCAAAGGATATTACTGATGCTGCATTCGGGCCAACACATGAGGACTCCATTGACACAAACCAGTTCCTTGCAAACGCATATGGGCTGATGGGGAG TTACAAGCTTGCTATGGACTTTCAAGAACAAGTTGTTGATGCTTACAAAACCTGTGACACGGGTTCCTCAGAGGAGCTCAGAGAAGCTCATAGGCTTCTAGAGCAGCTCAGGAAGAAGGCGCAAGGATCGCCTTCTGCAGTATTTCCTGCAAATGCATTGCCACTGCTGCCCGAAAACAATAACTAG